The following coding sequences are from one Leishmania major strain Friedlin complete genome, chromosome 36 window:
- the ARL-3B gene encoding putative ADP ribosylation factor 3 — MGILDFLMRIRPTSRPAGILILGLDNAGKTSILRQLSDEDISHVASTQGFQIKKLVTGGIKINVWDMGGQRAARYYWRQYFKEADVVIYVIDAADPRRIREARRELEHLLEEEKVAGVPMLVFANKQDLLGAMPVEEVSVALNLTDLRDRSWHIQACSAKTGEGLDEGISWAVKQVKK, encoded by the coding sequence ATGGGCATCTTAGACTTCTTGATGCGGATCCGTCCCACGAGTAGACCGGCGGGTATTTTGATTCTAGGTCTCGACAACGCTGGCAAGACAAGCAtcctgcgccagctcagTGACGAGGATATCTCGCACGTCGCGTCCACGCAGGGATTTCAGATAAAGAAGCTCGTTACCGGCGGAATCAAGATCAACGTTTGGGATATGGGAGGCCAGCGCGCGGCGCGCTACTACTGGCGACAGTACTTCAAAGAGGCGGACGTCGTCATCTACGTCATAGATGCGGCTGATCCTCGGCGCATCCGCGAGGCACGTCGTGAGCTGGAACACCTgctggaggaagagaaggtggCGGGGGTGCCAATGCTTGTCTTCGCGAACAAGCAGGATTTGCTGGGTGCAATGCCGGTAGAAGAGGTCTCCGTAGCACTCAACCTGACAGATTTGCGAGACCGAAGCTGGCACATTCAGGCGTGCTCAGCCAAGACAGGCGAGGGGCTGGATGAGGGCATCAGCTGGGCCGTGAAGCAGGTGAAGAAGTGA